One region of Desertifilum tharense IPPAS B-1220 genomic DNA includes:
- the priA gene encoding primosomal protein N', producing MNAFRPLGVVVAEPGTVYSSPRESDRYWEVLVDCPETQGIYIYQVPPHLKVQSGDILSVPFGSQQLGAIAIRSTPSLPPSLPPDKVRNVEEIVSAGFFSPTYWELLNRVAEYYYTPLMQVVRVALPPGLLKRSQRRIRLIEPTAVTIDPFLSPASRQLLELLQASKTQDLAWRYLKSKVKGADWGLKALLQRHWVESYLEPPTPSRPKLQKAVTLLVDSLPAEVTPRQQEILGVLRQRGGELWLSELLQICQTSSSLIKALEQKGYVLSEEREVLRRNSGIWQAVDTPKTLTPDQSEALNQITQQTGYGQILLHGVTGSGKTEVYLQAIAPLLSQGKSALVLVPEIGLTPQLTDRFRARFPNQVFVYHSALSDGERYDTWRSTIQGTPQIIIGTRSAIFAPLPKLGLIILDEEHDSSFKQDQPSPTYHARTVAQWRSQLEDCPLILGSATPSLETWATLQQNTRYLSLPQRVYARPMPPVEIVDMRRELQEGNRSIFSRSLQTALAQLQAENKQGILFIHRRGHSTFVSCRSCGYVVECPHCDVSLAYHHTHERATPHLRCHYCNYSQLHPQRCPQCDSPYLKHFGSGTQRVTQELEKLYPSLRIVRFDSDTTRTKDAHRTLLTRFANAEADILVGTQMLTKGLDLAGVTLVGIVSADGLLHLSDYRASERACATLTQVAGRAGRGDDPGRVILQTYTPENPVVEAVRRHEYARFVETELSQRAALNYPPHGRLILLRLSGVDLNLVEQTAQQLANLLDSATAPYEILGPAPATVMRVANRYRWQILLKFPSNTSTQMQILSELKAHCPPAISLLIDVDPMQLG from the coding sequence ATGAATGCGTTCCGTCCACTTGGGGTTGTTGTAGCTGAACCGGGTACTGTCTATAGCTCCCCTAGGGAGAGCGATCGCTATTGGGAAGTTTTAGTGGATTGTCCGGAGACGCAAGGTATCTATATCTACCAAGTACCGCCTCACCTAAAGGTGCAGAGTGGGGATATCTTAAGCGTTCCCTTTGGCAGCCAACAGTTGGGCGCGATCGCCATTCGATCGACTCCTTCGCTTCCCCCCAGTCTACCGCCCGATAAAGTCCGCAATGTTGAAGAAATTGTAAGCGCTGGTTTTTTCAGCCCCACCTACTGGGAACTCCTCAACCGCGTCGCCGAGTATTATTACACCCCCCTGATGCAAGTCGTGCGCGTCGCCTTACCCCCCGGCTTGCTCAAACGCAGCCAGCGCCGCATCCGCCTAATTGAACCAACCGCCGTTACAATTGACCCCTTTTTATCGCCCGCCTCTCGCCAACTCCTAGAACTCTTGCAAGCCAGCAAAACCCAAGACTTGGCATGGCGCTATCTTAAAAGTAAAGTCAAAGGTGCAGACTGGGGATTAAAAGCGCTATTACAACGCCATTGGGTAGAAAGCTATCTCGAACCCCCCACCCCCTCGCGCCCGAAGTTGCAAAAAGCCGTTACCCTATTAGTCGATAGCTTGCCCGCAGAAGTAACGCCGCGCCAGCAAGAAATCTTAGGAGTTTTGCGCCAGCGGGGGGGCGAGTTATGGTTAAGCGAACTGCTGCAAATTTGCCAAACCAGTTCTAGCCTCATCAAAGCCTTAGAACAAAAAGGGTACGTTCTCAGCGAAGAACGCGAAGTCCTGCGGCGCAACTCCGGGATATGGCAAGCCGTAGATACTCCCAAAACCCTAACCCCGGACCAAAGCGAAGCCTTAAACCAAATTACCCAACAAACGGGATACGGACAAATTCTCCTGCATGGCGTCACCGGAAGCGGCAAAACCGAGGTTTACCTACAAGCGATCGCCCCTTTATTATCTCAAGGAAAATCCGCCCTCGTCCTCGTCCCCGAAATTGGTCTGACTCCGCAACTGACAGACCGTTTTCGCGCCCGGTTTCCCAACCAAGTCTTCGTTTATCACAGCGCCCTATCCGACGGCGAACGCTACGACACTTGGCGCAGCACGATCCAAGGTACCCCACAAATTATTATCGGCACCCGTTCGGCAATCTTCGCCCCCTTACCCAAACTGGGCCTAATTATTCTCGACGAAGAACACGACAGCAGCTTTAAACAAGACCAACCCTCCCCCACCTATCATGCCCGAACCGTCGCCCAATGGCGATCGCAACTCGAAGACTGTCCCCTCATTCTCGGTTCCGCCACCCCCTCCCTAGAAACCTGGGCCACCCTCCAGCAAAACACCCGCTACCTCAGCCTCCCCCAACGGGTTTATGCCCGTCCCATGCCCCCAGTCGAAATTGTGGATATGCGCCGGGAACTCCAAGAAGGCAACCGTTCCATCTTCAGCCGTTCCCTGCAAACCGCCCTCGCCCAACTCCAAGCCGAAAATAAACAAGGTATCCTCTTCATCCACCGTCGCGGACACAGCACCTTTGTCTCCTGTCGCAGTTGCGGCTATGTGGTTGAATGTCCCCATTGCGACGTTTCCCTCGCCTACCACCACACCCACGAACGCGCTACCCCCCATTTGCGCTGCCATTATTGCAACTACAGCCAACTGCATCCCCAACGCTGTCCCCAATGCGACTCCCCCTATCTCAAACATTTCGGTAGCGGCACCCAGCGCGTTACCCAAGAGTTAGAAAAGCTATATCCGAGTTTGCGGATCGTCCGCTTTGATAGCGACACAACCCGCACCAAAGACGCCCACCGCACCCTTTTAACCCGCTTTGCCAACGCCGAAGCCGATATTTTAGTAGGAACCCAAATGCTGACCAAAGGGTTAGACCTGGCTGGCGTTACCCTAGTGGGCATCGTTTCCGCTGATGGACTGCTGCATTTAAGCGATTATCGGGCTAGTGAAAGAGCTTGTGCAACCCTCACCCAGGTTGCAGGACGGGCGGGCCGAGGGGACGATCCCGGACGGGTCATTTTACAGACCTATACTCCCGAAAATCCAGTTGTTGAAGCCGTTCGTCGCCATGAATATGCCCGCTTTGTGGAAACAGAACTCAGCCAACGGGCAGCTTTAAACTATCCTCCCCACGGGCGCTTAATTCTATTGCGTTTATCGGGGGTCGATCTCAATTTGGTGGAACAAACCGCCCAACAGTTGGCTAATCTTTTAGACTCTGCCACTGCACCCTACGAAATACTCGGCCCGGCCCCGGCAACGGTGATGCGAGTGGCGAACCGTTACCGCTGGCAGATATTACTGAAATTTCCCTCAAATACTTCTACCCAAATGCAGATACTTTCTGAATTAAAAGCACATTGTCCGCCTGCAATAAGCCTTTTGATAGATGTTGATCCCATGCAGCTTGGTTAG
- a CDS encoding RpoD/SigA family RNA polymerase sigma factor, with translation MTKLDNALTLDSAIEENTGFLSVGVSSDDYLTLSNLEDEPEERIEVGLSTPYKSSGSDDTVGAFLKEMARYPLLTPEEEVELARAVRFLGEVEELKEELTERQGTPPNSAQLATALNLSEESLQMRLSRSRMAKRKMIRANLRLVVSIAKRYLNRGVPFLDLIQEGSLGLNRATEKFDPEKGYKFSTYAYWWIRQGITRTLANNGRTIRLPIHIVEKLNKLKKVQRELKQQLKRNANENELAEALDIPLDQLRYLQQVRRRSLSLNHRVGQEEDTELLDLLEDSSTRSPEAQMSETMMRQDLWEVLADVLTEREKDIISMRYGLITGEPYTLEEVGGLFNLSRERVRQIQTRAMRKLRRPQVAQRLKSWLK, from the coding sequence ATGACCAAACTTGATAATGCATTAACCCTAGATTCAGCGATCGAGGAAAACACAGGCTTTCTCTCAGTCGGGGTCAGCAGTGATGATTATTTAACGCTATCGAACTTAGAGGACGAACCAGAGGAGCGGATCGAAGTTGGCTTGTCAACCCCCTACAAAAGTTCGGGAAGTGACGATACCGTTGGGGCATTTTTAAAAGAAATGGCCCGCTACCCATTGCTAACCCCCGAAGAAGAAGTCGAACTCGCCCGCGCCGTACGCTTTCTTGGCGAGGTGGAAGAACTCAAAGAAGAACTTACCGAACGCCAAGGAACCCCTCCAAACTCTGCTCAACTGGCAACAGCCTTAAACCTCAGCGAAGAAAGCCTGCAAATGCGCCTCTCTCGCAGCCGCATGGCCAAACGCAAAATGATTCGCGCCAACTTGCGCCTCGTGGTTTCCATCGCCAAACGCTACTTAAACCGGGGCGTCCCTTTTCTAGATTTAATTCAAGAAGGCTCTTTGGGTCTCAATCGGGCGACAGAGAAATTTGACCCAGAAAAAGGCTATAAATTTTCCACCTATGCCTATTGGTGGATACGCCAAGGCATTACCCGCACCCTAGCCAACAATGGACGCACGATCCGCCTCCCGATCCATATCGTTGAAAAACTCAATAAGCTCAAAAAAGTTCAACGCGAACTCAAACAGCAACTCAAGCGCAACGCCAACGAAAACGAACTGGCTGAAGCCCTCGATATTCCCTTAGATCAACTGCGCTATCTCCAACAAGTCCGCAGGCGATCGCTCTCATTAAACCATCGCGTCGGTCAAGAAGAAGATACCGAACTCCTCGATCTCCTCGAAGATAGCAGCACGCGATCGCCCGAAGCCCAGATGAGCGAAACCATGATGCGCCAAGACCTCTGGGAAGTCCTCGCCGACGTACTCACCGAACGCGAAAAAGACATCATCTCCATGCGTTACGGCCTCATTACTGGCGAACCCTACACCCTAGAAGAAGTCGGAGGCCTATTCAACCTCTCGCGCGAACGAGTCCGCCAAATTCAAACCCGCGCCATGCGAAAACTCCGTCGCCCCCAAGTCGCGCAGCGCTTAAAGAGTTGGCTCAAGTAA
- a CDS encoding lipopolysaccharide assembly protein LapB produces the protein MASQTQRPIPVIAIALFGSAIALSSFVLPPHAVAQAQQTVEVSPEAVEKLQQGLELIRGGRIPEAIAAFREATRLAPNLAPAHYNLGLALRQKGELQAAADAFYQATQADPNFALAYANLGAALLEGQNLDQAGDYLERAVELNPELGLAHYNLGLVREFQGRLADAIVAHKRAIAYSPNAPEPHFHLGKIYTQQGKTSEALDAFRKALSISPNYPEAQYSLGSLLLAQGQLEEALEAFRLSAESNSNYANAYYGAGLVFLQQGKYQDAQKVLEYARDLYRSQGNQQWTLTVEQLLQQARQGN, from the coding sequence ATGGCCAGCCAAACGCAACGCCCGATCCCAGTCATTGCGATCGCCTTATTCGGGAGCGCGATCGCACTTTCTAGCTTTGTCTTACCGCCTCATGCCGTTGCTCAAGCCCAACAAACCGTTGAAGTTTCCCCTGAAGCGGTTGAAAAGCTCCAGCAAGGCTTAGAGCTGATCCGAGGGGGACGCATTCCCGAAGCGATCGCCGCCTTTCGAGAAGCCACCCGTCTCGCGCCAAACCTCGCGCCCGCCCATTACAACCTGGGGTTAGCCTTGCGCCAAAAAGGAGAACTGCAAGCCGCCGCCGATGCCTTTTACCAAGCCACCCAAGCCGATCCCAACTTTGCCTTAGCCTACGCTAACCTCGGTGCCGCTTTACTCGAAGGTCAAAATCTCGACCAGGCAGGAGACTATCTAGAAAGAGCCGTTGAGTTAAACCCAGAATTAGGACTCGCGCATTACAATCTGGGCTTAGTGCGAGAATTTCAAGGCAGACTCGCTGATGCGATCGTAGCCCACAAACGCGCGATCGCCTACAGCCCCAACGCCCCCGAACCGCACTTTCACCTGGGGAAAATTTACACCCAGCAAGGCAAAACCTCAGAAGCCCTTGACGCCTTCCGCAAAGCCTTAAGCATTAGCCCTAACTATCCTGAAGCCCAATACTCCCTCGGTTCCTTACTTCTGGCTCAAGGTCAACTCGAAGAAGCCCTAGAAGCATTTCGCCTCTCTGCCGAAAGTAACTCTAACTACGCTAACGCCTACTACGGTGCCGGTTTGGTCTTTTTACAACAAGGCAAATACCAAGACGCCCAAAAGGTCTTAGAATACGCCCGCGATCTCTACCGTTCCCAAGGAAATCAGCAGTGGACTCTCACCGTCGAACAATTGCTTCAGCAGGCGAGACAGGGGAATTAG
- a CDS encoding elongation factor G, giving the protein MNEKVATGARNVAIVGPYCSGKTTLMESLLSVTGAISRKGSIKEGNTVGDSSPEARDRQMSVEISVGSTTYEDINLTLLDCPGSVEFIQETYNALIGVGAAVVVCEADPDRILTLAPLFKFLDDWEIPHLVFINKMDRVCTDETRCATNFNAVLSALQKVSTRPIIPHQYPIGKDNQIIGYIDLVSEQAYHYHPHAPADPVPLPEALKEQEKTARAQMLETLADFDDHLLEELLEEIDPPQEEILQDIKMDLGADLIVPVFLGVAEQDYGVRPLLEALLREAPDPSETSERRGIQQDNEVPIAQVLKTYYTPQGGKLSLVRVWRGELTDGITLNGVRTGGIYRLLGQQQQAVQVAKVGELVALARMEGIKTGDTLTSNGNTVKALPRAQELRPVYAMAIAPEKRNDEVKLTTALAKLLDEDPSLYWEQHGDTHEVILWGQGEIHLKVSLDRLRRKYNLPMVTHLPRIAYKETIRKPTASIHGRYKHQSGGHGQFGDVYLDIRPLSRGEGFNFTETIVGGVVPKQYIPGVEMGVREFLQQGPLGFPVVDVAVTLTNGSYHSVDSSEQAFKQAARLAMQEGMAKCQPTLLEPIAAIEVIAPNEFTSKVLQLVTGRRGQILGYEPVADWQGWDKLSAYLPQAEMQDLIVELRSLTLGVGFFNWQYDHLQEVPDKLAEKVLATNS; this is encoded by the coding sequence ATGAACGAAAAAGTAGCCACTGGCGCTAGGAATGTTGCCATTGTTGGGCCGTATTGTAGCGGGAAAACCACCTTAATGGAAAGCCTGTTATCGGTAACAGGTGCCATTTCTCGCAAAGGCTCAATCAAAGAGGGCAACACCGTTGGAGATAGCTCTCCAGAAGCCAGAGATCGCCAAATGAGCGTCGAAATTAGCGTTGGCAGTACCACTTACGAAGACATCAACCTCACCCTTTTAGATTGTCCCGGTTCAGTCGAATTTATCCAAGAAACCTATAACGCACTCATTGGCGTTGGGGCAGCCGTCGTCGTTTGCGAAGCCGATCCCGATCGGATCTTAACCCTCGCCCCCTTGTTTAAATTCTTGGATGATTGGGAAATTCCCCACCTCGTTTTTATCAACAAAATGGATCGGGTCTGCACGGACGAAACGCGATGCGCTACAAACTTCAACGCCGTCCTCAGTGCCCTGCAAAAAGTCTCCACTCGCCCCATTATTCCCCACCAATATCCCATCGGCAAAGATAACCAAATTATTGGTTACATCGATTTAGTCAGCGAGCAAGCTTACCACTATCATCCCCACGCACCAGCCGATCCGGTTCCCTTACCCGAAGCGCTCAAAGAACAAGAAAAAACAGCCAGAGCGCAAATGCTAGAAACCCTAGCCGACTTTGACGACCACTTACTTGAAGAACTCCTCGAAGAAATCGATCCGCCCCAAGAAGAAATCCTTCAAGACATCAAAATGGACTTAGGGGCCGATTTAATTGTCCCCGTTTTCCTGGGCGTTGCCGAACAAGATTACGGCGTGCGTCCCCTACTTGAGGCGCTGTTGCGAGAAGCCCCCGATCCGAGCGAAACTTCAGAACGTCGCGGCATTCAGCAAGATAACGAGGTTCCCATCGCCCAAGTGCTAAAAACCTACTACACCCCCCAAGGCGGTAAACTCTCCTTAGTCCGGGTGTGGCGCGGCGAACTCACCGACGGGATAACGCTCAATGGCGTGCGAACGGGCGGTATTTATCGCCTCCTCGGTCAGCAGCAGCAGGCCGTCCAAGTCGCAAAAGTCGGCGAACTGGTGGCCCTAGCGCGGATGGAAGGCATCAAAACGGGCGATACGCTCACCAGTAATGGCAATACGGTTAAAGCGTTACCCCGCGCTCAAGAATTGCGTCCGGTTTACGCGATGGCGATCGCACCCGAAAAGCGCAACGATGAAGTGAAACTCACCACCGCCTTAGCCAAACTGCTCGACGAAGACCCCTCCCTGTATTGGGAACAGCACGGCGACACCCATGAAGTCATCCTTTGGGGTCAAGGCGAAATTCATCTCAAAGTCTCCCTAGACCGCCTGCGCCGCAAGTATAACTTGCCAATGGTGACGCACCTACCGCGCATTGCCTACAAAGAAACCATCCGCAAACCCACTGCTTCGATCCACGGTCGTTACAAGCACCAAAGCGGCGGACACGGGCAATTTGGCGATGTTTACCTGGATATTCGTCCCCTCTCTCGCGGCGAAGGCTTCAACTTTACCGAAACCATCGTCGGCGGCGTTGTCCCCAAACAATATATTCCCGGCGTAGAAATGGGCGTGCGAGAATTTCTGCAACAAGGGCCTCTAGGTTTCCCCGTGGTGGATGTGGCGGTGACGTTAACCAACGGTTCTTACCACTCGGTAGATAGTTCCGAACAAGCCTTTAAACAAGCGGCCCGCCTCGCCATGCAAGAAGGGATGGCGAAATGTCAGCCCACCTTATTAGAACCCATTGCAGCGATTGAAGTGATTGCCCCTAATGAGTTTACCTCGAAGGTATTGCAATTGGTGACAGGTCGTCGGGGTCAAATTCTCGGTTACGAACCCGTTGCAGACTGGCAAGGTTGGGATAAGCTTTCGGCCTATCTTCCCCAAGCGGAAATGCAAGATTTGATTGTTGAGTTACGTTCTCTAACGCTAGGGGTGGGTTTCTTTAATTGGCAATACGACCACTTACAAGAAGTCCCCGATAAGTTAGCTGAAAAGGTTCTAGCCACCAATAGCTAA